In one window of Arctopsyche grandis isolate Sample6627 chromosome 6, ASM5162203v2, whole genome shotgun sequence DNA:
- the LOC143913537 gene encoding uncharacterized protein LOC143913537 gives MECRLCLGSVPAESSVSIFGDRHPERLEQCIQTCCQIQVQRDDGLPDTVCLSCKTNLELLISFRKACLRSNETSRLRLDDCLKIKTEEVLLEDVIWDDEPSQSTIHRKNSEICSKPFPRSHPGEKLFRCDICLKSFIRKDSLVIHLRSHTGEKPYRCEICLKSFNRKNTLVIHSRCHTGEKPYKCEICLKSFARKSDLEAHKKLHTGIKPHKCGICLKSFAHKNRLVLHLRSHTGEKPYKCEICSKSFIQRSNLVSHEKLHTGIKPHKCDICSKSFIHKHELVSHLRYHTGEKPYECEICLKSFSRKCDLGAHKKIHTGIKAHTCDVCSKSFILKYDLMLHIRCHTGEKPFECEICLKSFSRKCDLGAHKKTHTGIKAHKCEICLKSFSRKSSLESHKIMHTGIKPHKCEICLKSFSRKSDLGEHKKMHTGIKPHKCDMCSKSFIYKYILVRHKKTHKVE, from the exons atggagtgcaggctttgtcttggatcagTTCCGGCggagtcttccgtctccatcttcggcgATCGTCATCCAGAGCGTCTAGAGCAATGCATTcagacctgctgtcaaattcag GTTCAGAGAGACGACGGGTTGCCGgacacggtgtgtctttcgtgtaagaccaatctggaattgttaATCAGCTTTCGGAAGGCTTGTTTGCGAAGCAACGAAACGTCTCGACTGAGGTTAGAtgattgcttgaagatcaagactgaagaagttttattggaagatgtaatatgggacgatgagccttcacaatcgacaattcaccgaaagaatagtgaaatttgCTCAAAGCCATTTCCCAGATCACATCCTGGAGAAAAGCTGTTCcgatgtgacatttgtttaaaatcatttattcgaaaagattcacttgtgatacatttaagatctcacacgggggaaaagccttaccggtgtgaaatttgtttaaaatcctttaatcgaaaaaatacaCTTGTGATACATTCAAGatgtcacacgggggaaaagccttacaagtgtgaaatttgtttaaaatcatttgcacGTAAATCTGACCTCGaggcacataaaaaattgcatactgggataaaaccacacaaatgtggcatttgtttaaaatcatttgctcataaaaatagacttgtgttacatttaagatctcacacgggcgaaaagccttacaagtgtgaaatttgttcaaaatcatttattcaaagaTCTAACctcgtgtcacatgaaaaattgcatactgggataaaaccacacaaatgtgacatttgttcaaaatcatttattcataaacatgagcttgtgtcacatttaagatatcacacgggggaaaagccttacgaatgtgaaatttgtttaaaatcattttctcgcaaatgtGACCTTGGGGCACATAAAAAAATCCACACTGGGATAAAAGCACACACATGTGacgtttgttcaaaatcatttattcttAAATATGACCTTATGTTACATATAAGatgtcacacgggggaaaagcctttcgagtgtgaaatttgtttaaaatcattttctcgtaaATGTGACCTCGGGGCACATAAAAAaacgcatactgggataaaagcacacaaatgtgaaatttgtttaaaatctttcaGTCGAAAATCCAGCCTCGAGTCACATAAAATaatgcatactgggataaaaccacacaaatgtgaaatttgtttaaaatcgttttctcgtAAATCTGACCTCGgggaa